Proteins found in one Aspergillus chevalieri M1 DNA, chromosome 2, nearly complete sequence genomic segment:
- a CDS encoding CFEM domain-containing protein (COG:S;~EggNog:ENOG410PQKN;~InterPro:IPR008427;~PFAM:PF05730) gives MFASTPTPKPGSSLLSSRDTPSSADDTTLVTYESVTSVLVTQLMPSAEMFKTLVHDSASTLTLTSTSTICATCKTTDTATPTTLSTSTISLFSAYNPLTSSSPSQPFSPSSPSCPEIVPRCINTWLDSVPKCSSNSDVSCFCPKSSFTNHVIGCIQSWAGSEEEVSAGIGYFVGICAGYVSENPGIVTGVPGSVSIAPVTGTATGDVSATAVSYGTRTLTVPEVSFTTDAAASASGSQVQLVPGAPATTLSSSATSTTSSTTQTPWSPTWITSTTSDGSSSATPSSTHTGRASKVEVGRGLGVGVVGVVFAGLLF, from the coding sequence ATGTTCGCCTCGACACCGACTCCGAAGCCAGGCTCTTCGCTGTTATCTTCTCGAGATACTCCATCTTCCGCCGACGATACTACTCTGGTTACTTATGAGTCTGTGACTAGCGTCCTTGTGACTCAACTGATGCCATCTGCGGAAATGTTCAAGACTTTAGTACATGACTCCGCCTCTACATTAACCCTGACCTCTACGTCGACTATTTGCGCTACATGCAAGACTACTGACACTGCTACTCCAACTACACTTTCAACGTCGACTATCAGCCTTTTCTCCGCTTACAACCCCCTCACATCCTCATCACCCTCCCAACCATTCTCCCCATCATCCCCCTCCTGCCCCGAAATCGTCCCCCGCTGCATAAACACCTGGCTCGATTCTGTCCCCAAATGCTCCTCCAACAGCGACGTATCCTGCTTCTGCCCGAAGTCCTCATTCACAAACCACGTGATCGGCTGTATTCAGTCATGGGCGGGGTCCGAGGAGGAGGTTTCCGCGGGGATAGGATATTTCGTGGGGATTTGCGCGGGGTATGTTAGTGAGAACCCGGGGATTGTCACGGGGGTCCCGGGGAGTGTTAGTATTGCGCCGGTTACGGGGACGGCGACGGGGGATGTATCGGCAACGGCAGTTTCATATGGAACGCGGACGCTCACTGTTCCAGAGGTCTCCTTTACAACTGACGCCGCTGCCTCTGCCTCTGGTTCACAAGTACAGCTAGTCCCCGGGGCGCCCGCGACTACTCTCTCCTCGTCTGCCACAAGCACGACCTCCTCGACAACACAGACTCCCTGGTCGCCGACGTGGATTACTTCTACTACTAGCGACGGCTCGTCTTCTGCAACGCCGAGTTCGACGCATACTGGAAGAGCCTCGAAGGTCGAAGTTGGGAGGGGATTGGGAGTGggtgttgttggggttgtttTTGCggggttgttgttctga
- a CDS encoding PP2C family serine/threonine-protein phosphatase (COG:T;~EggNog:ENOG410PXR1;~InterPro:IPR036457,IPR015655,IPR001932,IPR000222;~PFAM:PF00481,PF13672;~go_function: GO:0004722 - protein serine/threonine phosphatase activity [Evidence IEA];~go_function: GO:0016791 - phosphatase activity [Evidence IEA];~go_function: GO:0043169 - cation binding [Evidence IEA];~go_process: GO:0006470 - protein dephosphorylation [Evidence IEA]), with amino-acid sequence MVTIQAVGAASAKGTRPYQQDTYTLLPPDQFLPESDPNLAFFAVYDGHGSEIVSNHASQNLPSLLSQSLTSTSTSTSTSLTPESYENAIKQAISSEEQLLVQEFKNGEADYAFAGSTLALVLLDLKSGTLVVGDLGDSKVFLGTLGGNDGDQVEDVKCLTKSHKPSSPDEKHRIENAGGMVLPDQHEIPRIGALNMSRALGDLQYKTPFTNLSVTNPETNEENPLTREQARAGVEPSEQQGDFLSSEPDITRVNLRQGKKYMLALVSDGVSDSPKVDDEGFIQMLANGFNSGIRGEAVVREVINEVVEGVESDNATCVGLLLQ; translated from the exons ATGGTCACAATCCAAGCCGTCGGCGCAGCAAGC GCAAAAGGAACCCGCCCCTACCAACAAGACACCTacaccctcctccccccAGACCAATTCCTCCCCGAATCCGATCCCAATCTCGCCTTCTTCGCCGTTTATGACGGGCA TGGCTCAGAAATCGTCTCCAACCACGCCTCCCAGAACCTCCCCTCCCTCCTTTCACAATCCTtaacatccacatccacatccacatccacatccttGACCCCCGAGAGCTACGAAAACGCAATAAAACAAGCCATATCCTCCGAAGAACAATTACTAGTCCAGGAGTTCAAGAACGGAGAGGCAGACTACGCCTTCGCTGGCTCGACACTTGCGCTTGTATTACTCGATTTAAAGAGTGGTACCCTTGTTGTTGGGGATTTGGGGGATTCGAAGGTTTTTCTGGGTACCCTCGGTGGTAATGATGGTGATCAGGTTGAAGATGTG AAATGTCTAACAAAATCACACAAACCCTCCTCTCCCGATGAAAAACATCGTATTGAAAATGCAGGCGGGATGGTTCTCCCGGATCAGCATGAGATACCGCGGATCG GAGCGTTGAATATGTCCCGCGCCCTCGGCGACCTACAGTATAAAACGCCGTTTACGAATCTCTCTGTCACGAATCCCGAGACTAATGAGGAGAATCCGCTTACGAGAGAGCAAGCTCGTGCGGGGGTGGAACCTTCTGAGCAGCAAGGCGACTTTCTCTCCTCTGAACCGGATATCACGCGCGTTAACCTTCGACAAGGAAAAAAGTACATGTTGGCACTGGTGTCGGACGGGGTTAGTGATAGCCCGAAAGTAGATGATGAGGGGTTTATCCAGATGCTGGCAAATGGATTCAACAGCGGAATAAGAGGAGAAGCGGTTGTTAGGGAGGTTATAAACGAGGTGGTTGAAGGAGTTGAGAGTGATAATGCGACCTGTGTGGGTCTATTACTACAATAG
- a CDS encoding uncharacterized protein (InterPro:IPR029063): MSQMVKPRQQGLGTQSNKWYNKLEISVLEKLVRVNTAAHALDLTTGNGLVARWLAAQGTGVLVTDVSLKKIDITSSRL, from the coding sequence ATGAGTCAGATGGTTAAGCCCAGACAACAGGGACTGGGCACGCAGAGCAATAAATGGTACAACAAACTAGAGATTTCCGTTCTAGAGAAGCTTGTCCGCGTAAATACGGCAGCTCACGCGCTCGATCTTACGACCGGAAATGGCCTAGTTGCGCGATGGCTGGCAGCACAGGGTACTGGTGTTCTCGTGACGGATGTGAGTCTAAAGAAGATCGACATAACTAGCAGCAGGCTATGA
- a CDS encoding uncharacterized protein (COG:G;~EggNog:ENOG410PM1X;~InterPro:IPR012341;~SECRETED:SignalP(1-18);~go_process: GO:0005975 - carbohydrate metabolic process [Evidence IEA]): MKTCLILALLAHSIACEAFYTTSSQPTYQPETYTLAASGPVPLNNATVYKLSSDGSSPAIFILDYGKNVEGYATFEVTQQSGNTSIFEMSYGETREALDVYMADGPIPLSAAMDTYRINRYNISQPTVQVNRLIQGALRYQKLNLSSAGELEVTAVGFKPTVDNTPVSDLPGSFACSDPVLNRIWNAGARTVQLNEFPANSLPDSWVIADEGAFIDSLSPHHLHIYHHGLA, translated from the exons ATGAAGACGTGTCTCATATTGGCCCTTCTAGCGCACTCCATCGCCTGTGAAGCGTTCTATACTACTTCATCTCAGCCGACCTATCAACCGGAGACCTACACACTCGCAGCCAGCGGTCCAGTGCCTCTGAATAATGCTACAGTTTATAAATTGTCATCCGATGGAAGCAGTCCTGCCATTTTCATTCTAGACTATGGTAAAAATGTGGAAGGATACGCTACGTTTGAGGTGACCCAACAGAGTGGCAATACCTCAATTTTTGAGATGTCATATGGCGAGACACGCGAGGCTTTGGACGTGTATATG GCCGATGGTCCTATCCCCCTATCAGCAGCTATGGACACCTATCGTATCAATCGATACAACATCAGCCAGCCGACCGTGCAAGTTAACCGCCTAATTCAGGGAGCTCTGCGATATCAGAAACTAAACCTGTCTAGCGCAGGGGAGCTTGAAGTTACAGCTGTAGGATTCAAGCCGACCGTCGATAATACCCCCGTGTCTGATCTGCCAGGTTCTTTTGCGTGTTCAGACCCTGTGCTGAATCGCATCTGGAATGCTGGTGCTCGTACCGTCCAGCTGAATGAATTCCCTGCCAACTCACTCCCAGATTCCTGGGTAATTGCTGATGAAGGCGCATTTATTGATAGCCTGAGTCCTCACCATCTTCATATCTATCATCATGGTCTTGCTTAA
- a CDS encoding uncharacterized protein (COG:S;~EggNog:ENOG410PUHM;~InterPro:IPR023213), producing the protein MTYGEKAEEHSNRSPGVAAYQANFIRGGLVFTMHHHHYANDVMGWAGLNQLAENCYAIVHQTSFPLWKPACLDVSRLAKAEVPEELKVDGPVAW; encoded by the coding sequence ATGACTTATGGCGAGAAAGCAGAAGAGCACTCGAATAGAAGCCCCGGGGTGGCAGCCTACCAAGCCAACTTTATTCGAGGTGGACTGGTCTTCACGATGCACCATCACCACTACGCCAACGATGTCATGGGATGGGCGGGTCTCAACCAGCTGGCCGAGAACTGCTATGCCATCGTCCACCAGACGTCTTTCCCGCTATGGAAACCTGCGTGCCTGGACGTATCCCGTCTGGCCAAGGCGGAAGTCCCCGAGGAATTGAAGGTGGATGGCCCTGTGGCGTGGTAG
- a CDS encoding 2EXR domain-containing protein (COG:S;~EggNog:ENOG410PSJK), which produces MESAVFSLFPSLPAELRIQIWRDALPDKVGQALYFYKKGCWRPRHLTEADANYNPHDDELNLVFEFHHELLDDVQLVIPSFFVNREARGITLTWIHSQGIKIQFYKERQCLTFARSFNPKYDTLYVPLEKWDEFIIEPYDRLEEPDLFNRAVECPGPQITRIAVPQALLQHKVNPLADFFEWYNHLDMLFIIIDTPPDLQPEDNDTGVQQQWELKSTQGATFSWNHDRGVFVGGCDDISDQALYKLIQGASDGLGEKLADNHKRSFEVHPGFAVQK; this is translated from the coding sequence ATGGAATCAGCtgtcttctctctctttccaagCCTTCCGGCAGAGCTCCGAATTCAGATATGGCGTGACGCCCTGCCCGACAAAGTCGGACAAGCGCTATACTTTTACAAAAAGGGGTGTTGGCGTCCTCGACACCTAACAGAAGCCGATGCCAACTATAATCCTCACGATGACGAGCTGAATTTAGTATTCGAATTCCACCACGAATTATTAGATGATGTCCAGCTTGTCATACCGTCCTTTTTTGTCAACCGCGAGGCCCGTGGTATTACCTTGACCTGGATTCACAGCCAGGGTATTAAGATACAGTTCTACAAGGAGAGACAGTGCCTTACTTTTGCACGCTCATTCAACCCAAAATATGATACGCTGTACGTTCCACTTGAGAAATGGGATGAATTCATTATCGAGCCCTATGATCGACTAGAGGAGCCGGATCTCTTTAACAGGGCTGTTGAGTGTCCTGGTCCCCAAATTACGCGTATTGCAGTACCCCAGGCGCTGCTCCAGCATAAGGTCAACCCACTAGCGGACTTTTTCGAGTGGTACAACCATTTGGATATGTTATTCATTATCATCGACACGCCGCCAGATCTACAGCCAGAGGATAACGATACGGGAGTACAGCAGCAGTGGGAGCTTAAGAGCACACAAGGAGCGACATTCTCTTGGAATCATGATCGCGGCGTCTTCGTGGGGGGATGCGATGATATCAGCGACCAAGCGCTATACAAGTTGATACAGGGAGCTAGCGACGGGCTAGGTGAAAAGCTTGCAGATAATCATAAGCGCAGCTTTGAGGTCCATCCTGGCTTTGCAGTCCAGAAATAA
- a CDS encoding uncharacterized protein (COG:G;~EggNog:ENOG410PMKK;~InterPro:IPR025733,IPR029052;~PFAM:PF14008) has product MDIFTEPSSHIHWYERMLPIGNGTIDTASVVNNHTYRTNAGKSTTHIINSMAGNIDSHSEFSSGKGLSNITAVLDKTHYGFNKMTFLYETTLKWDLVRGDD; this is encoded by the coding sequence ATGGACATTTTCACTGAACCATCCAGTCATATCCACTGGTACGAGCGCATGCTCCCTATCGGAAACGGTACCATCGACACAGCCTCTGTCGTGAACAACCACACATATCGAACCAACGCTGGCAAGTCAACGACGCATATTATCAACAGCATGGCAGGCAACATCGACAGCCACAGTGAGTTCAGCAGTGGGAAGGGATTGAGCAACATCACGGCTGTGCTGGACAAAACACACTACGGCTTCAATAAGATGACTTTCCTCTACGAGACAACGTTGAAGTGGGATTTGGTCCGTGGTGATGATTGA
- a CDS encoding uncharacterized protein (CAZy:GT1;~COG:C,G;~EggNog:ENOG410PV20;~InterPro:IPR004276;~PFAM:PF03033;~go_function: GO:0016758 - transferase activity, transferring hexosyl groups [Evidence IEA];~go_process: GO:0005975 - carbohydrate metabolic process [Evidence IEA];~go_process: GO:0030259 - lipid glycosylation [Evidence IEA]): MTSNNHVEEIFELPGDPVAISPYSSSAAIGKNGIDLKDDGRVDIDLDSNLMRRFSMLHTSQFLRRPSTPPPEYSELPPQVDDATTRELGHLPKYPEPVTENGKAWNVKLNIVIQVVGSRGDVQPFIALGNELMRYGHRVRLATHGIFESFVRDSGLEFYPIGGDPAELMAYMVKNPGLIPTMKSLGAGEIHRKRLMIRQMLSGCWQSCIEPDMTTHEPFVADAIIANPPSFAHVHCAQALSIPVHLMFTMPWSSTKAFPHPLANLRCDNADQDLKNYISYDVVNWLTWQGVGDVINQWRKELDLDEVAMFEGPYLAEILRVPFTYCWSPALIPKPSDWPSYIDVCGFFFRDFCQYEPPADLQAFLASGPPPIYIGFGSIVLDDPEKITAIIISAVNAAGVRAIISKGWSNLGGTENDNIYSIGDCPHEWLFQQVAAVVHHGGAGTTACGLRNARPTIIVPFFGDQPFWGAMVAAAGAGPAPIPYKKLSVEALSQGIQYCLTEQVATAASAIAIKMSSEAGVRAAVSSFHRNLPLERLQCDLYPGQPAVWSFAKGRRKIKISKIAAEMLVTERLIDRKSLVMHAIKPIVIENRRWDPITGGASAVVGTSTALTASILGTFYKPFKEYQDYHENRRDRPSSSSSHRPIQRPASRSSSGNTSSRMTNHGEELDNLGTMDTTIFETSSLSHFKEPSDHHKIRLAGRMAGASAKSLASFGPTALKGMMVDFPLAIAEGMRNVPRYYGEEPRDHGPVTDIKSGFAVAGKSFAWGMAEAVSDIVVQPYQGMQEDSARGAVKGIGKGIANMASKSGCAMFGVLAYPSAGIAKSLQSSIHSKTRKKIDKARHSEGVWLLKDGRCKEPNSVFTTFQGQFKGKKR, encoded by the exons ATGACCAGCAACAATCATGTGGAAGAAATATTTGAGCTACCAGGAGACCCTGTGGCAATCTCTCCTTATTCTTCATCCGCGGCCATTGGCAAGAACGGTATTGACCTGAAAG ATGACGGCCGCGTGGATATCGACCTGGACTCAAACCTTATGCGCCGTTTCTCTATGTTGCACACTAGTCAGTTTCTAAGACGACcctcaacaccaccacctgAATACTCGGAACTGCCCCCACAAGTCGACGATGCTACAACAAGAGAGCTTGGGCACCTGCCGAAATATCCGGAGCCAGTTACGGAGAATGGAAAGGCCTGGAATGTTAAACTGAATATTGTCATCCAAGTGGTGGGAAGTCGAGGCGATGTGCAACCTTTCATTGCCCTTGGAAACGAACTCATGCGGTACGGACATCGTGTGCGGCTGGCTACTCATGGTATATTTGAATCTTTTGTCCGGGACTCCGGGCTAGAGTTTTATCCAATTGGAGGCGATCCAGCAGAGTTGATGGCATATATGGTCAAGAATCCCGGCCTCATTCCCACCATGAAGAGTCTAGGAGCAGGTGAAATTCATCGGAAACGTCTTATGATCCGGCAGATGTTGAGTGGATGCTGGCAATCATGTATAGAGCCGGATATGACTACGCATGAACCCTTTGTAGCCGATGCTATTATCGCCAACCCACCCAGCTTTGCGCACGTCCACTGCGCTCAGGCATTAAGCATCCCAGTACATCTGATGTTCACTATGCCCTGGAGCAGTACAAAGGCTTTCCCACACCCGCTTGCAAACCTGAGGTGCGACAATGCAGATCAAGACTTAAAGAATTATATCTCTTATGACGTTGTCAATTGGCTTACGTGGCAGGG TGTGGGCGATGTGATTAATCAGTGGCGGAAAGAGCTTGATTTAGATGAAGTGGCTATGTTTGAAGGCCCTTACCTTGCTGAGATACTGAGGGTCCCGTTCACATACTGCTGGTCTCCGGCTCTCATTCCCAAGCCATCAGATTGGCCGTCTTATATTG ACGTCTgcggcttcttcttccgtgACTTCTGTCAGTACGAACCTCCAGCAGATCTGCAGGCCTTCCTCGCATCGGGTCCGCCCCCAATTTACATTGGCTTCGGCAGTATTGTCCTGGACGATCCTGAAAAGATCACAGCAATTATTATTAGCGCAGTAAATGCAGCTGGCGTGCGGGCTATTATTTCCAAAGGCTGGTCAAACTTGGGCGGGACAGAAAACGATAACATTTATTCCATTGGGGACTGCCCTCATGAATGGCTTTTCCAACAGGTAGCTGCTGTCGTGCATCATGGGGGCGCTGGCACGACAGCTTGTGGTTTACGAAATGCAAGGCCAACAATTATCGTTCCCTTCTTTGGAGA TCAGCCATTCTGGGGTGCTATGGTCGCCGCAGCCGGTGCTGGTCCTGCCCCTATTCCATATAAAAAGCTTTCCGTTGAAGCACTGAGCCAAGGAATACAATATTGCCTTACAGAACAAGTGGCGACAGCAGCTTCGGCCATTGCGATTAAAATGAGTTCAGAAGCGGGAGTGCGCGCCGCAGTCTCGTCGTTCCACCGAAACCTTCCCCTCGAACGACTGCAGTGCGACCTATATCCGGGGCAGCCAGCAGTGTGGTCTTTTGCCAAGGGCCGCAGGAAAATCAAGATTTCGAAAATCGCAGCAGAAATGTTAGTCACCGAGAGGTTGATTGATCGGAAAAGTTTAGTGAT GCATGCAATCAAACCAATTGTGATTGAAAACCGTCGGTGGGATCCTATCACGGGTGGAGCTTCTGCCGTGGTAGGCACTTCAACCGCCCTCACGGCTTCCATTCTAGGAACTTTTTACAAACCTTTCAAGGAGTATCAAGACTACCACGAAAACCGCAGAGATCGTCCCTCGAGTAGCAGTTCCCATCGGCCCATACAGAGACCTGCAAGTAGGTCATCATCTGGGAACACCTCATCGCGGATGACAAATCATGGGGAGGAGCTTGATAATCTTGGTACCATGGACACCACAATCTTCGAAACGAGCTCGTTATCACACTTCAAAGAACCGTCAGATCATCATAAAATAAGGCTTGCTGGTAGAATGGCAGGAGCTTCGGCTAAAAGCTTGGCCAGCTTCGGCCCAACCGCCCTTAAAGGTATGATGGTCGATTTCCCGCTTGCTATCGCTGAAGGAATGCGCAACGTTCCACGATACTACGGTGAGGAGCCACGGGATCACGGCCCTGTTACTGACATTAAGAGTGGCTTTGCTGTTGCTGGCAAAAGCTTCGCGTGGGGTATGGCAGAAGCAGTCAGCGACATTGTCGTCCAGCCATACCAAGGTATGCAGGAGGATAGCGCGAGAGGCGCAGTTAAGGGCATTGGCAAGGGCATAGCAAACATGGCTTCTAAATCTGGCTGTGCTATGTTTGGTGTCCTAGCTTATCCGAGCGCTGGTATTGCGAAGAGTCTGCAATCGTCGATTCATTCTAAGACGCGAAAGAAGATTGACAAGGCGCGCCATAGCGAGGGGGTATGGTTACTGAAGGACGGCCGATGCAAGGAACCAAATAGTGTATTTACTACGTTCCAGGGACAATTTAAGGGTAAGAAACGCTAA
- a CDS encoding uncharacterized protein (COG:S;~EggNog:ENOG410PQKN;~SECRETED:SignalP(1-16)) — protein sequence MLVPFLSFAALAQASALFWDTDKSYTRPQTIKHTCTSAQSKGVEFKWTDISTGDVSTYEGFTFTGFKVSTDFHGYVGKYLEGKLTTNASDLQVAMEDGAEFSVSLLNFATSKETEIQVIYGMSDGTTCKNTASSGPNMTDIANQQCGGAISMGFQVPESEGDGDITLAFYSIDFYCPQLTSGSNSKRGLSARDKIGAEAPLDATVFSTNEVTITSCGPEKPDCPASSTAVPSTESVGAGMPSSAAAESSAPWTPGAPSTESVSVGVPSSAAPESSVAPSTPVTPVETSSSAFTPSEVASPPVDSTVFSTNEVTITSCGPEVPDCPASSTALPSSTEAVSAGIPSSAAAESSIAPSTPVTPVHAETSSNSVFASSWSTSASPSHLDATVFSTNEVTVTSCGPEVTDCPASSTSLGVGFLSSFTPPAESSVPGGWGSSVSPVETTLSSFESSWVISSSAAVTSSAVIASTSTSIELGSWSWSASASASASASVETSSSIAVSSIGSVVPSDSTLTETVSGFVPAGSMGASSVPVASTPVSSTPVRPTKSTVYSSAAPLTSTRPAIPSRSSSIPVISSSRAVIPTPESSSAIPSVTPTEEGTTTLVTYETVTTCPITSTHYSGGSAVTSVYSTLSTLTLTSTSTVCTACKSGSAAAASSVMPTPTSTSVISSVPVSVPASSLSASSTPILSSWGMSSHASSDHVSTTEGTTTLVTLSGEQCGYSF from the exons ATGTTGGTCCCGTTTCTCTCGTTTGCTGCCTTAGCTCAGGCAAGCGCGTTG TTCTGGGACACCGATAAATCCTACACAAGACCGCAAACCATAAAACATACATGCACATCAGCACAGTCCAAGGGCGTCGAATTCAAATGGACAGATATATCTACAGGAGACGTTTCAACCTATGAAGGGTTCACATTTACCGGTTTCAAGGTCTCAACTGATTTCCATGGCTACGTAGGC AAATACCTCGAGGGCAAACTCACAACCAACGCCTCAGACTTACAAGTCGCTATGGAAGATGGTGCAGAATTCTCGGTGAGCTTGCTCAACTTCGCGACGTCGAAGGAAACGGAAATCCAAGTTATCTACGGAATGTCAGATGGCACGACTTGCAAGAACACAGCGTCGTCCGGGCCAAACATGACGGATATTGCGAATCAGCAGTGTGGAGGTGCTATTTCTATGGGCTTTCAAGTACCTGAAAGTGAGGGCGACGGCGATATTACGTTGGCGTTTTATAGCATCGACTTTTACTGTCCGCAGTTGACATCGGGAAGTAATTCGAAGCGAGGATTATCTGCGCGCGATAAGATCGGTGCAGAGGCACCGCTCGACGCAACTGTATTTTCGACGAACGAGGTTACTATTACGAGCTGCGGGCCGGAAAAGCCAGACTGTCCGGCGTCTTCGACTGCGGTGCCTTCGACTGAGAGTGTCGGTGCTGGGATGCCTAgctctgctgctgcggagTCAAGCGCGCCTTGGACTCCGGGTGCGCCGTCGACTGAGAGTGTTAGTGTTGGTGTTCCTAGTTCTGCGGCTCCGGAGTCGAGCGTTGCACCTAGTACACCTGTCACTCCTGTGGAGACGAGTTCGAGTGCCTTTACGCCTAGCGAGGTTGCCTCTCCGCCTGTGGACTCGACTGTGTTTTCTACGAACGAGGTTACGATTACTAGCTGTGGACCAGAGGTACCAGATTGTCCCGCATCATCTACAGCTCTGCCTTCCTCGACAGAAGCTGTTAGTGCTGGGATCCCTagctctgctgctgctgaatcGAGCATTGCCCCTAGCACTCCTGTTACCCCTGTTCATGCGGAAACGAGCTCAAATTCTGTTTTTGCGTCTAGCTGGTCTACGTCTGCCTCGCCTTCACATTTGGATGCTACTGTGTTCTCTACCAACGAAGTCACGGTTACCAGCTGCGGGCCAGAGGTAACGGATTGTCCAGCGTCGTCGACTAGTCTCGGTGTTGGTTTCTTGAGTTCTTTTACGCCTCCTGCTGAATCTAGCGTGCCAGGGGGCTGGGGCTCGAGTGTGAGTCCGGTTGAGACGACATTGAGTTCTTTTGAAAGCAGCTGGGTTATTTCCTCTTCGGCGGCAGTTACTTCGTCGGCGGTTATTGCGTCGACATCTACGTCTATTGAATTGGGGTCTTGGTCCTGGTCTGcgtctgcatctgcatctgcatctgcatctgttGAAACGTCAAGTTCTATTGCTGTTTCGTCGATTGGATCTGTGGTGCCATCTGACTCGACGCTCACTGAGACTGTTTCTGGGTTTGTTCCTGCTGGATCTATGGGTGCATCTTCCGTACCTGTTGCGTCTACCCCTGTTTCGTCCACGCCAGTCAGACCGACCAAATCCACCGTGTACAGCTCAGCAGCTCCCTTGACCTCAACAAGACCCGCGATACCCTCCCGAAGCAGTTCCATCCCTGTCATATCCTCCTCGCGCGCGGTTATTCCCACACCAGAATCCAGCAGCGCAATCCCATCGGTAACTCCAACCGAAGAAGGCACAACAACACTAGTCACCTATGAAACTGTGACAACCTGTCCGATAACCTCCACCCATTACTCTGGCGGGAGCGCAGTGACGTCTGTGTACAGCACTCTCTCAACGCTAACGTTGACGTCTACATCTACTGTTTGCACTGCGTGCAAATCTGGtagtgctgctgctgctagtTCTGTTATGCCTACACCTACATCTACTTCGGTGATTTCATCGGTACCAGTCTCTGTTCCGGCATCCTCATTATCAGCTTCGTCAACACCAATTCTCTCATCCTGGGGCATGTCTTCTCATGCTAGCTCTGATCACGTGTCTACGACTGAAGGGACTACGACGTTGGTTAC CTTGTCTGGAGAGCAGTGCGGCTACAGCTTCTAG